In the genome of Verrucomicrobiota bacterium, the window GGCCGTCTGGTCGGCGGCCTGCATGCGGCCAACAGTCTGCGCTTCGGATGGGTTCGGGCCTGAGCACCCGTGCCCCGTGGGCACAGACGAAGTGGCTGGGACCGCGCCGGCGTGGCGCTCGATGCGCGCGTCGGCGCGGGTTTTTCTTGCCGTAAGGACAGGGTACGAAACAGCAGACCCGACGCGCCCAACGGCAGTTGGGCGAGCCGGGCGTGTGTTCGCTCTGGGAGGTGGGCGTCTAGCCGACGAGCGCGTCGAGTTTGGACGCCAGAACCTTCTCCGGGACAAGGCCGATGCTCTGGTCCCGAACCTCGCCGTTCTTGAAGAACATGACCGTGGGCACGCTCATGACGCGGAACTGCATCGCGATACGCTGCGCGTTGTCCACATCGAGATGGGCAACGACGGCCCGCCCGGCGTAGTCGTCGGCGATCTTTTCC includes:
- the trxA gene encoding thioredoxin, coding for MANLVEINDANFEQVVLKADKPVLVDFSAEWCGPCKHLHPIMEKIADDYAGRAVVAHLDVDNAQRIAMQFRVMSVPTVMFFKNGEVRDQSIGLVPEKVLASKLDALVG